A genomic segment from Rhinatrema bivittatum chromosome 19, aRhiBiv1.1, whole genome shotgun sequence encodes:
- the LOC115081173 gene encoding C-type lectin domain family 4 member G-like isoform X3, whose protein sequence is MDKQNVYGNMSWIPPKPETGGSQGSDGDYENEAVSDAKRPKPRHPGKASRPESQDKSGKAFHGLEISTIEVPPSRPPRAGLNLSSAAVERAFRAPSETPSGPENPRKPTALYFLLALSLLLSLVLGAVAFVKFWRISEELERLHAGYSGAVRNVSVAVAEVRTEQGKGRTDMERALQELQDDGLAKGLQDAREDREKIRSKVEKEVAELRKAIDLSCTLCQCPQDWQWNLGSCYFFSTDTESWEAAQQFCISKSSYLLIVEEDETSYLLEHTKSHNYWIGLSRKGQDWIWVDGTPLQFSKWSEGEPNNMAKREHCAELYASGRWNDLDCSMKRPWICEKK, encoded by the exons ATGGACAAGCAAAATGTCTACGGAAACATGAGCTGGATCCCCCCAAAACCAGAGACAG GTGGCAGTCAGGGCTCCGATGGCGATTACGAAAACGAAGCCGTGTCGGACGCGAAGAGGCCGAAGCCTAGGCATCCGGGTAAGGCGTCGAGACCCGAAAGCCAGGACAAGTCTGGGAAAGCTTTCCACG gACTGGAAATTTCAACAATAGAAGTTCCACCTTCGCGACCTCCCAGGGCTG gACTGAATCTGTCGTCTGCAGCGGTGGAGAGGGCATTCAGAGCCCCGTCGGAAA CTCCCTCCGGGCCCGAGAACCCCAGGAAGCCGACGGCCCTCTATTTCCTGCTGGCCCTCTCGCTGCTGCTCTCGCTCGTCCTCGGCGCGGTGGCCTTCGTGAAGT TCTGGAGGATCTCGGAGGAGCTGGAGAGACTGCACGCGGGGTACTCGGGCGCCGTCAGAAATG tgTCGGTGGCGGTGGCGGAGGTGAGGACAGAGCAGGGAAAAGGCAGGACCGACATGGAGAGAGCCCTCCAGGAGCTGCAGGACGACGGCC TGGCCAAGGGTCTGCAGGATGCAAGGGAGGACCGAGAGAAGATCAGAAGCAAGGTGGAGAAGGAGGTGGCAGAATTACGAAAAGCGATAG ATTTGTCCTGCACGCTTTGTCAGTGCCCACAGGACTGGCAGTGGAACCTGGGATCCTGTTACTTCTTTTCGACGGACACTGAAAGCTGGGAAGCTGCCCAACAGTTCTGCATCTCTAAGAGCTCCTACCTGCTGATTGTGGAAGAGGATGAAACA AGTTATTTGCTGGAGCATACCAAATCACATAACTACTGGATTGGTCTTAGTAGAAAAGGACAGGACTGGATCTGGGTTGATGGAACGCCTTTACAATTTAG CAAGTGGAGTGAAGGGGAGCCGAACAACATGGCCAAGCGGGAACACTGTGCCGAGCTGTACGCCAGCGGCAGATGGAACGACCTGGACTGCTCTATGAAAAGGCCGTGGATCTGCGAGAAGAAGTGA
- the LOC115081173 gene encoding C-type lectin domain family 4 member G-like isoform X2, whose product MDKQNVYGNMSWIPPKPETGGSQGSDGDYENEAVSDAKRPKPRHPGKASRPESQDKSGKAFHGLEISTIEVPPSRPPRAELVVSREEAPPPLRPPRIAPSGPENPRKPTALYFLLALSLLLSLVLGAVAFVKFWRISEELERLHAGYSGAVRNVSVAVAEVRTEQGKGRTDMERALQELQDDGLAKGLQDAREDREKIRSKVEKEVAELRKAIDLSCTLCQCPQDWQWNLGSCYFFSTDTESWEAAQQFCISKSSYLLIVEEDETSYLLEHTKSHNYWIGLSRKGQDWIWVDGTPLQFSKWSEGEPNNMAKREHCAELYASGRWNDLDCSMKRPWICEKK is encoded by the exons ATGGACAAGCAAAATGTCTACGGAAACATGAGCTGGATCCCCCCAAAACCAGAGACAG GTGGCAGTCAGGGCTCCGATGGCGATTACGAAAACGAAGCCGTGTCGGACGCGAAGAGGCCGAAGCCTAGGCATCCGGGTAAGGCGTCGAGACCCGAAAGCCAGGACAAGTCTGGGAAAGCTTTCCACG gACTGGAAATTTCAACAATAGAAGTTCCACCTTCGCGACCTCCCAGGGCTG aaCTGGTGGTTTCCCGAGAGGAAGCGCCGCCGCCGCTCAGACCGCCTAGGATAG CTCCCTCCGGGCCCGAGAACCCCAGGAAGCCGACGGCCCTCTATTTCCTGCTGGCCCTCTCGCTGCTGCTCTCGCTCGTCCTCGGCGCGGTGGCCTTCGTGAAGT TCTGGAGGATCTCGGAGGAGCTGGAGAGACTGCACGCGGGGTACTCGGGCGCCGTCAGAAATG tgTCGGTGGCGGTGGCGGAGGTGAGGACAGAGCAGGGAAAAGGCAGGACCGACATGGAGAGAGCCCTCCAGGAGCTGCAGGACGACGGCC TGGCCAAGGGTCTGCAGGATGCAAGGGAGGACCGAGAGAAGATCAGAAGCAAGGTGGAGAAGGAGGTGGCAGAATTACGAAAAGCGATAG ATTTGTCCTGCACGCTTTGTCAGTGCCCACAGGACTGGCAGTGGAACCTGGGATCCTGTTACTTCTTTTCGACGGACACTGAAAGCTGGGAAGCTGCCCAACAGTTCTGCATCTCTAAGAGCTCCTACCTGCTGATTGTGGAAGAGGATGAAACA AGTTATTTGCTGGAGCATACCAAATCACATAACTACTGGATTGGTCTTAGTAGAAAAGGACAGGACTGGATCTGGGTTGATGGAACGCCTTTACAATTTAG CAAGTGGAGTGAAGGGGAGCCGAACAACATGGCCAAGCGGGAACACTGTGCCGAGCTGTACGCCAGCGGCAGATGGAACGACCTGGACTGCTCTATGAAAAGGCCGTGGATCTGCGAGAAGAAGTGA
- the LOC115081173 gene encoding C-type lectin domain family 4 member G-like isoform X1, producing the protein MDKQNVYGNMSWIPPKPETGGSQGSDGDYENEAVSDAKRPKPRHPGKASRPESQDKSGKAFHGLEISTIEVPPSRPPRAELVVSREEAPPPLRPPRIGLNLSSAAVERAFRAPSETPSGPENPRKPTALYFLLALSLLLSLVLGAVAFVKFWRISEELERLHAGYSGAVRNVSVAVAEVRTEQGKGRTDMERALQELQDDGLAKGLQDAREDREKIRSKVEKEVAELRKAIDLSCTLCQCPQDWQWNLGSCYFFSTDTESWEAAQQFCISKSSYLLIVEEDETSYLLEHTKSHNYWIGLSRKGQDWIWVDGTPLQFSKWSEGEPNNMAKREHCAELYASGRWNDLDCSMKRPWICEKK; encoded by the exons ATGGACAAGCAAAATGTCTACGGAAACATGAGCTGGATCCCCCCAAAACCAGAGACAG GTGGCAGTCAGGGCTCCGATGGCGATTACGAAAACGAAGCCGTGTCGGACGCGAAGAGGCCGAAGCCTAGGCATCCGGGTAAGGCGTCGAGACCCGAAAGCCAGGACAAGTCTGGGAAAGCTTTCCACG gACTGGAAATTTCAACAATAGAAGTTCCACCTTCGCGACCTCCCAGGGCTG aaCTGGTGGTTTCCCGAGAGGAAGCGCCGCCGCCGCTCAGACCGCCTAGGATAG gACTGAATCTGTCGTCTGCAGCGGTGGAGAGGGCATTCAGAGCCCCGTCGGAAA CTCCCTCCGGGCCCGAGAACCCCAGGAAGCCGACGGCCCTCTATTTCCTGCTGGCCCTCTCGCTGCTGCTCTCGCTCGTCCTCGGCGCGGTGGCCTTCGTGAAGT TCTGGAGGATCTCGGAGGAGCTGGAGAGACTGCACGCGGGGTACTCGGGCGCCGTCAGAAATG tgTCGGTGGCGGTGGCGGAGGTGAGGACAGAGCAGGGAAAAGGCAGGACCGACATGGAGAGAGCCCTCCAGGAGCTGCAGGACGACGGCC TGGCCAAGGGTCTGCAGGATGCAAGGGAGGACCGAGAGAAGATCAGAAGCAAGGTGGAGAAGGAGGTGGCAGAATTACGAAAAGCGATAG ATTTGTCCTGCACGCTTTGTCAGTGCCCACAGGACTGGCAGTGGAACCTGGGATCCTGTTACTTCTTTTCGACGGACACTGAAAGCTGGGAAGCTGCCCAACAGTTCTGCATCTCTAAGAGCTCCTACCTGCTGATTGTGGAAGAGGATGAAACA AGTTATTTGCTGGAGCATACCAAATCACATAACTACTGGATTGGTCTTAGTAGAAAAGGACAGGACTGGATCTGGGTTGATGGAACGCCTTTACAATTTAG CAAGTGGAGTGAAGGGGAGCCGAACAACATGGCCAAGCGGGAACACTGTGCCGAGCTGTACGCCAGCGGCAGATGGAACGACCTGGACTGCTCTATGAAAAGGCCGTGGATCTGCGAGAAGAAGTGA
- the LOC115081173 gene encoding C-type lectin domain family 4 member G-like isoform X5, translating to MDKQNVYGNMSWIPPKPETGLEISTIEVPPSRPPRAELVVSREEAPPPLRPPRIGLNLSSAAVERAFRAPSETPSGPENPRKPTALYFLLALSLLLSLVLGAVAFVKFWRISEELERLHAGYSGAVRNVSVAVAEVRTEQGKGRTDMERALQELQDDGLAKGLQDAREDREKIRSKVEKEVAELRKAIDLSCTLCQCPQDWQWNLGSCYFFSTDTESWEAAQQFCISKSSYLLIVEEDETSYLLEHTKSHNYWIGLSRKGQDWIWVDGTPLQFSKWSEGEPNNMAKREHCAELYASGRWNDLDCSMKRPWICEKK from the exons ATGGACAAGCAAAATGTCTACGGAAACATGAGCTGGATCCCCCCAAAACCAGAGACAG gACTGGAAATTTCAACAATAGAAGTTCCACCTTCGCGACCTCCCAGGGCTG aaCTGGTGGTTTCCCGAGAGGAAGCGCCGCCGCCGCTCAGACCGCCTAGGATAG gACTGAATCTGTCGTCTGCAGCGGTGGAGAGGGCATTCAGAGCCCCGTCGGAAA CTCCCTCCGGGCCCGAGAACCCCAGGAAGCCGACGGCCCTCTATTTCCTGCTGGCCCTCTCGCTGCTGCTCTCGCTCGTCCTCGGCGCGGTGGCCTTCGTGAAGT TCTGGAGGATCTCGGAGGAGCTGGAGAGACTGCACGCGGGGTACTCGGGCGCCGTCAGAAATG tgTCGGTGGCGGTGGCGGAGGTGAGGACAGAGCAGGGAAAAGGCAGGACCGACATGGAGAGAGCCCTCCAGGAGCTGCAGGACGACGGCC TGGCCAAGGGTCTGCAGGATGCAAGGGAGGACCGAGAGAAGATCAGAAGCAAGGTGGAGAAGGAGGTGGCAGAATTACGAAAAGCGATAG ATTTGTCCTGCACGCTTTGTCAGTGCCCACAGGACTGGCAGTGGAACCTGGGATCCTGTTACTTCTTTTCGACGGACACTGAAAGCTGGGAAGCTGCCCAACAGTTCTGCATCTCTAAGAGCTCCTACCTGCTGATTGTGGAAGAGGATGAAACA AGTTATTTGCTGGAGCATACCAAATCACATAACTACTGGATTGGTCTTAGTAGAAAAGGACAGGACTGGATCTGGGTTGATGGAACGCCTTTACAATTTAG CAAGTGGAGTGAAGGGGAGCCGAACAACATGGCCAAGCGGGAACACTGTGCCGAGCTGTACGCCAGCGGCAGATGGAACGACCTGGACTGCTCTATGAAAAGGCCGTGGATCTGCGAGAAGAAGTGA
- the LOC115081173 gene encoding hepatic lectin-like isoform X4 has translation MDKQNVYGNMSWIPPKPETGGSQGSDGDYENEAVSDAKRPKPRHPGKASRPESQDKSGKAFHGLEISTIEVPPSRPPRAELVVSREEAPPPLRPPRIGLNLSSAAVERAFRAPSETPSGPENPRKPTALYFLLALSLLLSLVLGAVAFVKFWRISEELERLHAGYSGAVRNVAKGLQDAREDREKIRSKVEKEVAELRKAIDLSCTLCQCPQDWQWNLGSCYFFSTDTESWEAAQQFCISKSSYLLIVEEDETSYLLEHTKSHNYWIGLSRKGQDWIWVDGTPLQFSKWSEGEPNNMAKREHCAELYASGRWNDLDCSMKRPWICEKK, from the exons ATGGACAAGCAAAATGTCTACGGAAACATGAGCTGGATCCCCCCAAAACCAGAGACAG GTGGCAGTCAGGGCTCCGATGGCGATTACGAAAACGAAGCCGTGTCGGACGCGAAGAGGCCGAAGCCTAGGCATCCGGGTAAGGCGTCGAGACCCGAAAGCCAGGACAAGTCTGGGAAAGCTTTCCACG gACTGGAAATTTCAACAATAGAAGTTCCACCTTCGCGACCTCCCAGGGCTG aaCTGGTGGTTTCCCGAGAGGAAGCGCCGCCGCCGCTCAGACCGCCTAGGATAG gACTGAATCTGTCGTCTGCAGCGGTGGAGAGGGCATTCAGAGCCCCGTCGGAAA CTCCCTCCGGGCCCGAGAACCCCAGGAAGCCGACGGCCCTCTATTTCCTGCTGGCCCTCTCGCTGCTGCTCTCGCTCGTCCTCGGCGCGGTGGCCTTCGTGAAGT TCTGGAGGATCTCGGAGGAGCTGGAGAGACTGCACGCGGGGTACTCGGGCGCCGTCAGAAATG TGGCCAAGGGTCTGCAGGATGCAAGGGAGGACCGAGAGAAGATCAGAAGCAAGGTGGAGAAGGAGGTGGCAGAATTACGAAAAGCGATAG ATTTGTCCTGCACGCTTTGTCAGTGCCCACAGGACTGGCAGTGGAACCTGGGATCCTGTTACTTCTTTTCGACGGACACTGAAAGCTGGGAAGCTGCCCAACAGTTCTGCATCTCTAAGAGCTCCTACCTGCTGATTGTGGAAGAGGATGAAACA AGTTATTTGCTGGAGCATACCAAATCACATAACTACTGGATTGGTCTTAGTAGAAAAGGACAGGACTGGATCTGGGTTGATGGAACGCCTTTACAATTTAG CAAGTGGAGTGAAGGGGAGCCGAACAACATGGCCAAGCGGGAACACTGTGCCGAGCTGTACGCCAGCGGCAGATGGAACGACCTGGACTGCTCTATGAAAAGGCCGTGGATCTGCGAGAAGAAGTGA